The Thermodesulfobacteriota bacterium genome has a window encoding:
- the fabF gene encoding beta-ketoacyl-ACP synthase II: MRRRVVVTGVGLVTPLGIGIDNVWKRILNGESGISYITRFDTTHHETKIAGEVKDFKPEEYLSPKDIKRMDLFIQYALVATKIAVEDSGIDFSREDPDRVGVVVGTGLGGLPTLEHYHKVLLEKGPSRISPFFIPMLIANEASGHIAMKYGLKGPNLCIVTACATGSHSIGEGLRIVQYGDADVVIAGGTEANLTPLTIGGFNAMKALSTRNDPPHKASRPFDRERDGFVVAEGAGIMVLEELEHAKKRNAKIYAELIGYGYNADAYHITAPCPDGEGFIKCMQMALRDGKINPEDVDYINAHGTSTDLNDAIETLAIKKVFGDYAYKIPVSSTKSMIGHLLGAAGAVEAIFTVLSIRDNVCPPTINYENPDPECDLDYVPNVAREKRINIAMSNSFGFGGTNSVLVFRRFEG; encoded by the coding sequence ATGAGACGCAGGGTAGTAGTTACTGGAGTTGGACTTGTAACACCACTGGGCATTGGGATAGATAATGTCTGGAAGAGAATCCTAAACGGAGAATCAGGCATTTCCTACATAACAAGATTCGACACGACACACCACGAGACGAAAATAGCAGGAGAGGTAAAAGATTTCAAACCAGAGGAATACTTAAGTCCAAAAGATATAAAAAGGATGGATCTTTTTATCCAGTATGCGCTCGTGGCAACTAAGATAGCCGTTGAAGATTCAGGTATAGACTTCTCTCGGGAAGATCCAGACAGAGTAGGTGTGGTTGTTGGTACGGGGCTAGGCGGACTTCCGACACTGGAACATTACCACAAGGTTCTTTTGGAAAAAGGGCCTTCTAGGATATCTCCTTTCTTTATCCCCATGCTCATCGCCAACGAAGCATCCGGCCACATTGCTATGAAGTATGGACTTAAAGGTCCAAATCTCTGCATCGTTACGGCATGTGCGACAGGATCCCATTCTATAGGTGAAGGTCTAAGGATAGTCCAGTACGGAGATGCAGATGTAGTAATAGCGGGAGGAACAGAGGCAAATCTCACACCTCTCACGATAGGGGGCTTTAACGCGATGAAGGCCCTTTCGACACGAAATGATCCTCCTCATAAGGCGTCGAGGCCCTTCGACCGGGAAAGGGACGGTTTTGTTGTAGCTGAAGGGGCAGGTATTATGGTTCTTGAAGAGCTAGAGCATGCAAAAAAAAGGAATGCCAAAATCTATGCTGAACTTATAGGGTACGGGTACAATGCAGATGCTTACCATATTACCGCACCGTGTCCTGACGGTGAGGGATTCATAAAATGTATGCAGATGGCACTGAGGGATGGGAAGATAAACCCTGAGGATGTGGACTACATAAACGCCCACGGCACTTCTACGGATCTCAATGATGCCATAGAGACTTTGGCGATAAAAAAGGTTTTCGGGGATTACGCCTATAAAATTCCAGTAAGTTCTACAAAATCGATGATAGGTCACCTTTTGGGTGCAGCAGGAGCAGTGGAGGCCATTTTCACCGTCTTAAGTATAAGGGACAATGTTTGTCCTCCCACCATAAATTACGAAAATCCGGATCCGGAATGTGATTTAGACTATGTGCCAAATGTGGCCAGAGAGAAAAGGATAAACATTGCTATGTCCAACTCTTTTGGCTTTGGTGGAACTAATTCCGTTCTTGTTTTCAGAAGATTTGAAGGATGA
- a CDS encoding acyl carrier protein yields MTVAERVKKIIVEQLGVSEAEVTPEAKFIDDLGADSLDIVELIMAFEDEYGIEIPDEDAEKIETVGDAIRYIEEHIKAKG; encoded by the coding sequence ATGACAGTTGCAGAAAGAGTAAAAAAAATCATAGTTGAACAATTGGGAGTTAGCGAAGCGGAGGTGACACCGGAAGCTAAGTTCATCGACGATTTAGGGGCTGATTCACTCGACATCGTAGAATTGATAATGGCCTTTGAAGATGAGTACGGGATTGAGATACCTGATGAGGATGCGGAAAAAATAGAGACTGTTGGCGACGCGATACGTTACATTGAGGAACACATAAAGGCGAAGGGATAG
- the fabG gene encoding 3-oxoacyl-[acyl-carrier-protein] reductase → MKGTVTIVTGGAKGIGRAIALFLAEKGGDVAIFDVLDGSDTANDVKNMGRNAIFCRVDVSDWRSVEDSVDYVFKEMKRIDNLVNNAGITQDRLLVRMKEEDWERVMSVNLKGVFNCTKAVLKYMIKTGGAIVNISSIAGIMGNAGQANYAASKAGIIGFTKSVAKEYADRNIRVNAIAPGFIKTDMTNSLNEKIKEEMIRMIPLKRPGEPIEVAKVVYFLLSEYSSYITGEVINVSGGLYM, encoded by the coding sequence ATGAAAGGAACCGTAACTATTGTGACTGGTGGAGCAAAAGGTATAGGAAGGGCAATTGCCCTTTTTTTGGCGGAGAAAGGAGGAGATGTAGCTATATTCGATGTGCTTGATGGTTCTGACACCGCAAATGATGTAAAAAATATGGGGAGGAATGCAATATTCTGCAGGGTGGATGTGAGCGATTGGAGGTCTGTCGAAGATAGTGTGGACTACGTGTTTAAAGAGATGAAAAGGATAGACAATCTCGTCAACAACGCAGGTATAACCCAGGATCGGCTCCTTGTTCGGATGAAGGAGGAAGATTGGGAGAGGGTAATGTCCGTTAATCTTAAGGGTGTGTTTAACTGCACGAAGGCAGTTCTAAAATACATGATAAAAACAGGTGGCGCTATCGTGAACATAAGCTCCATTGCAGGAATCATGGGAAATGCGGGCCAAGCCAACTATGCCGCATCAAAGGCAGGTATAATAGGATTTACAAAGAGCGTTGCAAAAGAGTATGCGGATCGGAACATAAGGGTAAACGCCATCGCCCCTGGATTCATAAAAACAGATATGACAAATAGCCTAAATGAGAAGATCAAAGAAGAGATGATTCGGATGATCCCCCTAAAAAGGCCTGGAGAACCTATTGAGGTTGCAAAGGTCGTCTATTTTCTGTTATCCGAATATAGCAGCTACATCACCGGAGAGGTGATAAACGTAAGTGGCGGGTTATACATGTAA
- the fabD gene encoding ACP S-malonyltransferase yields MKRIGLLFPGQGSQYVGMGKALYDSDETVRAIFERAEEVLNFPIKSLCFDGPEEELKKTYNTQPAILLVSYAVWTKLKKETGLIPHMVSGHSLGEYTALLVSGFFSFEDALLITRKRGLLMENAYPHGQGGMVALLGPDMGLLESFLSRYSTEEKIVTVANLNSPDQVVISGDLESLKKVVEELKGTGYKKAVFLNVSGPFHSPLMRNAAEKLLEELKKIENHPLNFPVVFNCDATISKNKDEVCEKLFYQMFSPVRWEECVRKMVDASCEIFLEVGPRNVLTNLVKRIVPHVPCYPVETEKDIEKVKEILG; encoded by the coding sequence ATGAAAAGAATTGGCCTTCTATTTCCCGGACAGGGATCACAGTATGTGGGTATGGGGAAGGCTCTTTATGATTCGGACGAGACTGTGAGGGCTATTTTTGAGAGGGCCGAAGAAGTGCTTAATTTTCCTATAAAGAGTCTCTGTTTTGATGGTCCAGAAGAGGAACTAAAAAAAACGTACAATACGCAGCCAGCGATCCTTCTTGTTTCTTATGCGGTGTGGACGAAACTCAAAAAAGAGACTGGTCTTATCCCCCATATGGTTTCTGGTCACAGTCTCGGTGAGTATACGGCTTTGCTTGTAAGCGGTTTCTTCTCCTTTGAGGATGCCTTGCTTATTACGAGAAAAAGAGGCCTTTTGATGGAAAACGCCTATCCTCATGGTCAGGGAGGAATGGTCGCCCTTCTTGGCCCAGATATGGGGCTTCTTGAGTCTTTTCTTTCGCGTTATTCGACGGAAGAAAAAATAGTGACAGTGGCGAACTTGAATTCTCCTGATCAGGTTGTTATTTCCGGAGATCTTGAATCGCTAAAAAAAGTTGTAGAAGAACTAAAGGGAACTGGGTACAAAAAGGCTGTCTTTCTCAATGTTTCCGGACCTTTTCACAGCCCGCTCATGAGAAACGCAGCAGAAAAGCTTCTTGAAGAACTTAAAAAGATCGAGAACCATCCCTTGAATTTTCCTGTTGTGTTTAATTGCGATGCCACAATTAGCAAAAACAAAGATGAGGTTTGCGAAAAACTCTTCTACCAGATGTTCTCCCCCGTAAGGTGGGAGGAGTGTGTAAGAAAGATGGTTGACGCAAGCTGTGAGATCTTTCTGGAAGTTGGTCCGAGAAATGTACTCACGAACCTTGTAAAGAGAATTGTGCCTCACGTACCGTGTTACCCTGTCGAGACAGAAAAAGACATAGAAAAGGTGAAGGAGATCTTGGGATGA
- a CDS encoding acyl-CoA dehydrogenase family protein: MDYFLTEEQKAIKRLARKIAEEKVIPVRAELDEKEEFPWAIMKILADAGLFGVSIPVEYGGLGGGCLENCLAVEELSRACLGVSVSYAASLLGAYPILIGGSEEQKKKYLPDIAKGKKLAAFALTEANAGSDAQAIRTEAKKVGNKYILNGTKQWITNGGEADIYTVIAMTDKSKGGRGATAFIVEKGMEGFSFGKKEKKLGIRASATRELIFQDCEVPEENVIGREGMGFILAMKTFDRTRPGIGAQAVGLAQAALEAAINYAREREQFNRKIIGFQAIQHMLADMATKVEASRALVYAVAKYIDSNPKDFTKESAMAKLFPSDMAMSVVIDAVQIFGGYGYMRDYPVEKMLRDAKILQIYEGTNQIQRNIIALELIKEAASKKKEI, translated from the coding sequence ATGGACTATTTTCTTACGGAAGAACAGAAAGCCATCAAAAGACTCGCAAGGAAAATAGCCGAGGAAAAGGTGATTCCTGTAAGAGCCGAGCTCGATGAAAAAGAAGAGTTTCCCTGGGCCATAATGAAGATCTTGGCCGATGCCGGTCTTTTCGGTGTGAGTATTCCTGTAGAATATGGGGGGCTAGGAGGTGGATGTCTGGAAAACTGTCTCGCGGTAGAAGAGTTAAGTAGGGCTTGTCTTGGGGTAAGCGTTAGTTACGCAGCGAGTCTTCTAGGTGCATATCCCATCCTTATTGGAGGATCGGAGGAGCAGAAGAAAAAATACCTTCCTGACATAGCCAAAGGAAAAAAACTTGCAGCCTTTGCCCTAACTGAAGCGAATGCTGGTAGCGATGCCCAAGCTATAAGAACAGAGGCAAAGAAAGTGGGGAACAAATACATACTGAACGGGACAAAACAGTGGATAACAAACGGTGGCGAAGCGGACATCTACACTGTCATAGCAATGACAGACAAAAGTAAAGGAGGAAGGGGTGCCACAGCATTCATAGTTGAAAAAGGGATGGAAGGTTTCAGCTTTGGAAAAAAAGAAAAGAAGCTTGGAATTAGGGCATCCGCAACGAGAGAGCTCATCTTTCAAGACTGCGAGGTACCTGAGGAAAATGTAATAGGAAGGGAAGGTATGGGTTTTATCCTCGCCATGAAGACTTTTGATAGAACGAGACCGGGAATAGGAGCACAGGCGGTGGGACTTGCCCAGGCGGCTTTGGAAGCAGCTATAAATTACGCACGGGAACGGGAACAGTTCAATAGAAAGATTATAGGTTTTCAGGCGATCCAACACATGCTTGCGGATATGGCGACAAAAGTAGAAGCGTCCAGAGCTTTAGTGTACGCTGTTGCGAAATATATAGATTCGAACCCGAAAGACTTCACCAAGGAATCAGCCATGGCTAAACTTTTCCCGTCCGATATGGCGATGAGTGTTGTAATAGATGCGGTTCAGATTTTTGGGGGTTACGGGTACATGAGGGATTATCCGGTTGAGAAGATGCTGAGGGACGCAAAGATCCTTCAAATTTACGAGGGAACAAATCAGATTCAAAGGAATATCATAGCATTAGAACTCATAAAAGAAGCAGCATCGAAAAAAAAGGAAATTTAA
- the plsX gene encoding phosphate acyltransferase PlsX → MVRVAVDGMGGDKAPHAIVKGAEIAAEEGIAEIILVGDERVISPLLKRQDLVKIVSAETYVRMDEPPSSALRKKKNSSINVAMELLKEKKVDALVSAGNSGATLAFAIFTLGRISNVDRPAIATLHPNLKNGITVLLDAGGTVDCKPVHLAQFALMGDAFAKAVLNVTSPKIGLLSNGEEITKGNELTKEAHSLIEKLNLNYVGYVEGNDLYNGKVDVVVSDGFVGNIALKISEGVVEALLGFMKERIEKSLKAKIGYILLKEVFRDLSKKVDYAEYGGAPLLGVEGTCIICHGKSDERAIRNAILLAKKFAESSLHEVLKRNMERVIH, encoded by the coding sequence ATGGTAAGGGTCGCCGTCGATGGCATGGGCGGGGATAAAGCCCCTCATGCTATTGTGAAAGGGGCCGAGATCGCAGCAGAGGAAGGGATAGCCGAGATAATCCTTGTAGGAGACGAAAGAGTAATTTCTCCTCTCCTCAAAAGACAAGACCTAGTGAAGATAGTCAGCGCCGAAACATATGTAAGAATGGATGAACCTCCTTCTTCAGCTTTAAGGAAGAAGAAAAATTCGTCTATAAATGTTGCCATGGAGCTTCTCAAAGAAAAGAAAGTGGATGCTTTGGTTAGTGCGGGGAACTCCGGGGCAACTCTTGCCTTTGCCATATTCACACTTGGAAGGATAAGTAACGTCGATCGGCCTGCAATTGCCACACTCCATCCTAATTTGAAAAATGGGATCACGGTTCTTCTAGATGCGGGTGGTACTGTTGACTGTAAACCAGTGCACCTTGCTCAGTTTGCTTTGATGGGTGACGCCTTTGCAAAAGCTGTACTTAACGTGACTTCACCTAAGATTGGGCTACTGAGTAATGGAGAGGAGATAACTAAGGGGAACGAGCTTACAAAAGAAGCCCACTCTCTCATTGAGAAGCTTAACCTAAATTACGTAGGCTACGTTGAGGGAAACGATCTTTACAATGGAAAGGTCGATGTTGTCGTCTCTGACGGATTCGTTGGAAACATCGCATTAAAGATCAGCGAAGGCGTCGTGGAGGCCCTTTTGGGCTTTATGAAAGAAAGGATAGAAAAGAGTTTGAAAGCCAAAATAGGATATATACTACTAAAAGAAGTATTCCGGGATCTTTCAAAAAAAGTTGACTACGCGGAGTACGGAGGTGCTCCTCTGCTAGGCGTGGAAGGGACCTGCATAATATGCCACGGGAAATCGGATGAGAGAGCAATAAGGAACGCCATACTCCTTGCAAAGAAGTTTGCGGAAAGCTCACTCCATGAAGTACTGAAAAGAAACATGGAAAGAGTTATCCACTGA
- the rpmF gene encoding 50S ribosomal protein L32 — translation MGVPKKRQSKSRRDKRRTHYKLSAPNFVLCPNCKEPVVPHTICEKCGTYKGKKYLEIEEL, via the coding sequence ATGGGAGTACCGAAAAAGAGGCAGTCAAAGTCAAGAAGGGATAAGAGAAGGACCCATTATAAGCTTTCAGCACCGAATTTCGTGCTCTGCCCCAATTGCAAGGAGCCGGTTGTGCCCCATACTATATGCGAAAAATGTGGGACCTATAAAGGTAAAAAGTACCTCGAGATTGAGGAACTGTAG